Proteins encoded together in one Impatiens glandulifera chromosome 1, dImpGla2.1, whole genome shotgun sequence window:
- the LOC124931481 gene encoding dehydrin DHN1-like — MAQFGTKYGRQTDDAGNPICSPQTEECGIPVRQTTDQCGNPLKHEHVGTGTTWEYEMPGGSLGDYLSGTGTRIGGDGRGLVGKHKQQPDFHGAAGVIFFRSGSSSSEDDGVGGRKKKEKIKEKLPGGHKEDQHEKKEIMDG, encoded by the coding sequence ATGGCTCAGTTTGGAACAAAGTACGGTCGCCAAACCGACGATGCTGGAAACCCCATTTGCTCTCCTCAGACAGAGGAGTGTGGAATACCGGTTCGTCAGACAACTGATCAGTGCGGAAACCCACTTAAGCATGAACATGTTGGCACCGGCACCACATGGGAATATGAAATGCCCGGCGGCTCCTTGGGTGACTATTTGTCTGGCACGGGAACTAGAATCGGAGGAGACGGAAGGGGATTAGTGGGCAAACACAAGCAGCAACCGGACTTCCATGGAGCCGCCGGAGTCATATTTTTCCGCTCCGGAAGCTCTAGCTCTGAGGACGATGGAGTAGGagggaggaagaagaaagagaagattaaGGAGAAGTTGCCAGGTGGGCACAAGGAGGATCAACATGAGAAGAAAGAAATCATGGATGGATAA
- the LOC124931488 gene encoding uncharacterized protein LOC124931488: MSGMLHGVESARRRRFHHTGVDFSDLAIGTVGSTSRSSFCLYSSNFASHNSFAPRSTTNQIYQVEELGGVARVAKDRLDERLKAQWKSDAKRIDVRNNNGQYHRGLFMPFQIIFSYHRGFFSCSRK, from the exons ATGAGCGGCATGCTTCATGGAGTTGAAAGTGCTCGGAGGCGACGATTTCATCATACTGGAGTCGATTTCTCTGATTTAGCGATTGGAACAGTTGGATCAACAAGTAGATCTTCTTTTTGTTTGTATTCGAGTAATTTCGCATCTCATAATAGCTTTGCCCCG AGAAGCACAACTAACCAGATTTATCAAGTTGAAGAGCTTGGAGGTGTAGCTAGGGTCGCTAAAGATAGATTGGATGAAAGACTTAAAGCTCAGTGGAAATCTGATGCTAAAAG gaTTGATGTGAGGAATAATAATGGACAGTATCACCGAGGGCTTTTCATGCCCTTCCAAATAATATTCAGTTATCATAGAGGGTTTTTTTCATGCTCTCGCAAATAA
- the LOC124921554 gene encoding dehydrin Rab18-like, which produces MAQHGSEYGRQTDEYGNPIRSQTDEYGNPIRQTDEYGNPVQQGRTGNRPGDMEIGIGGTRGGGLMAGQHQQQHDRHGAGDMGTGRATIGDYMSGTGTGTGIGGGAGTGGGLMGQHQQKQDRHGAGDIGTGTGTIGDYISTPGTGIGGGTGEGLMGQHQKQQDRHGAGGMGTGIGGGGLMSQHQQQQDRHGAGGMGTGTGNMGDYMSGTGTGIGGGLLGQHQKQQERHGAGGMGTGTGTMGDYMPGETGTGIGGGGGLMGQHQQQQDRHGSGGGILRRTGSSSSEDDGFGGRRKKGLKEKIKEKLPSGQRQDQYQGQGTAATTTPPYSATTTTTGESYEKKGIMDKIKDKLPCGHP; this is translated from the coding sequence ATGGCTCAGCATGGATCAGAGTACGGTCGCCAGACTGATGAGTATGGAAACCCCATTCGCAGCCAGACTGATGAGTATGGAAACCCGATTCGTCAGACTGATGAGTATGGAAACCCGGTTCAGCAAGGTCGTACTGGTAACAGGCCCGGGGACATGGAAATTGGCATCGGAGGAACAAGAGGAGGAGGATTGATGGCCGGTCAACACCAGCAGCAACATGACCGCCATGGCGCCGGCGACATGGGAACCGGAAGAGCCACCATTGGTGACTATATGTCCGGCACTGGAACTGGAACTGGCATCGGAGGAGGAGCTGGAACAGGAGGAGGATTGATGGGCCAACACCAGCAGAAACAGGATCGCCATGGAGCCGGCGACATAGGAACTGGAACCGGCACCATTGGTGACTATATCTCCACCCCGGGAACTGGCATCGGAGGAGGAACAGGAGAAGGATTGATGGGTCAACACCAGAAGCAACAGGATCGCCATGGAGCCGGCGGCATGGGAACTGGCATCGGAGGAGGAGGATTGATGAGCCAACACCAGCAGCAACAGGATCGTCATGGAGCTGGCGGCATGGGAACCGGCACCGGAAATATGGGTGACTATATGTCCGGCACGGGAACTGGCATCGGAGGAGGATTATTGGGTCAACACCAGAAGCAACAGGAACGCCATGGAGCCGGCGGCATGGGAACTGGCACCGGAACCATGGGTGACTATATGCCCGGCGAGACGGGAACTGGTATCGGAGGAGGAGGTGGATTAATGGGTCAACACCAGCAGCAACAGGACCGTCATGGCTCTGGTGGAGGCATTTTGCGTCGTACCGGCTCGAGCTCCTCGGAGGATGATGGATTTGGAGGGAGGAGGAAGAAAGGTCTGAAAGAGAAGATTAAGGAGAAGTTGCCAAGTGGGCAGAGGCAGGATCAATATCAGGGTCAGGGCACGGCGGCGACTACAACGCCGCCGTACTCggccaccaccaccaccaccggaGAGTCCTATGAGAAGAAAGGAATCATGGACAAGATCAAGGACAAGCTCCCCTGCGGCCACCCATAG
- the LOC124921555 gene encoding abscisic acid and environmental stress-inducible protein TAS14-like, producing the protein MAQYGNPVSQTDEYGNPVQHGHAGNRPGGMTGGMGTGGMGTGTTGDYMSGTGTGTGGILRRSGSSSSSEDDGLGGRRKKGLKEKIKEKLPGKQDQYQGQGTAAPPYSATTGEPYEKKGIMDKIKDKLPGSQNRP; encoded by the coding sequence ATGGCTCAGTATGGAAACCCGGTTAGTCAGACTGACGAGTATGGCAACCCAGTTCAGCATGGTCATGCTGGCAACAGGCCCGGTGGGATGACCGGAGGCATGGGAACTGGTGGTATGGGAACCGGCACCACAGGTGACTATATGTCCGGCACTGGAACTGGAACTGGAGGGATTTTGCGTCGTTCCGGCAGCTCGAGCTCGTCGGAGGATGATGGACTTGGAGGGAGGAGGAAGAAAGGGCTGAAAGAGAAGATTAAGGAGAAGTTGCCTGGTAAGCAGGATCAATATCAGGGTCAGGGAACGGCGGCGCCGCCGTATTCGGCCACCACCGGAGAGCCCTATGAGAAGAAGGGAATCATGGATAAGATCAAGGACAAGCTCCCCGGCAGCCAAAACCGCCCATAG
- the LOC124921412 gene encoding water stress-inducible protein Rab21-like — MAQYGSDYGRQTDEYGNPIRRQTDEYGNPVRQTDEYGNPVQHGHGGNRPGDYGVIGGMGTGTGTGTMGDYMSGTGTGIGGGMMPGQHQQQQDRHGAGGGILRRSGSSSSSSSEDDGLGGRRKKGLKEKIKEKLPGGQKQDQYYQGQGQGTHYQGQGQGTGYSATGETYEKKGIMDKIKDKLPGSHNRP, encoded by the coding sequence ATGGCTCAGTATGGATCAGATTACGGTCGCCAAACCGACGAGTATGGAAACCCCATTCGTAGACAGACAGATGAGTATGGCAACCCGGTTCGTCAGACTGATGAGTATGGCAACCCTGTTCAGCATGGTCATGGTGGAAACAGACCCGGTGACTATGGAGTGATCGGCGGCATGGGAACCGGCACGGGCACGGGAACCATGGGTGACTATATGTCCGGCACGGGAACTGGCATCGGAGGAGGAATGATGCCCGGCCAACATCAGCAGCAACAGGACCGCCATGGAGCCGGCGGTGGGATTTTGCGCCGCTCTggaagctcgagctcgagctcatcgGAGGACGATGGACTTGGAGGGAGGAGGAAGAAAGGGCTTAAAGAGAAGATTAAGGAGAAGTTGCCAGGTGGGCAGAAACAGGATCAATATTATCAGGGGCAGGGGCAGGGAACCCATTATCAGGGGCAGGGTCAGGGCACGGGATACTCGGCCACCGGAGAGACCTATGAGAAGAAAGGTATCATGGACAAGATCAAGGACAAGCTCCCCGGCAGCCACAACCGCCCATAA
- the LOC124921804 gene encoding pentatricopeptide repeat-containing protein At5g44230-like isoform X2 produces MVVPLSTKPQSIIIRELLSQKQPFFFHLLNHCNDLNRIKQIHGHIIRKGLIESSFLLTKLVRSLTKLGTPMDSYARLIFQQIHVHTITLGGFDSDLYVGNSMIEMYVKCGLLNYALKVFDEMPERDVVSWTSLIVAYTKNADMESAVGMFENLPMKNTVAWTSIITGFAQNNMPKEALNFFKNMQESGVETDEFTLVGVISACSQIGAFKYANWVREVTEKSGFGPPYNVIVGSALIDMFSKCGSINDARQVFVKTKSKNVYSYSSMILGLAIHGCANSAFQLFREMLETGTRPNGVTFIGLLTACSHAGMVEKGRNLFQSMEERFDVKPTSYHYVCMVDILGRGGFLEEALSLIKNMIIEPIGDVWGALLGACRIHRNWEIGEIAAGRLFEIEPSCAGNYVLLSNIYASVGMWNEVSKVRVLMKRKGLKKKAGFSLFEGRNGVVYEFVAGDMIYHKSAQIKMELEVVLNTLALHGYEIKQKS; encoded by the exons ATGGTTGTTCCTTTATCTACAAAGCCACAATCGATAATCATTCGCGAATTGCTCTCTCAAAAGCAACCTTTTTTCTTCCATCTTCTTAATCACTGCAATGATCTCAATCGAATCAAACAAATCCATGGCCACATTATTCGTAAAGGTCTCATCGAATCCTCTTTCCTCCTCACCAAACTCGTTCGATCGCTCACTAAACTGGGCACTCCAATGGATTCATACGCTCGTCTCATCTTTCAACAG ATTCACGTACATACGATTACTCTAGGCGGGTTCGACTCGGATTTATACGTTGGGAATTCCATGATTGAAATGTATGTGAAATGTGGTTTACTGAATTACGCACTCAAGGTGTTCGATGAAATGCCAGAAAGAGATGTCGTTTCATGGACGTCTTTAATCGTGGCGTATACTAAGAACGCGGATATGGAATCAGCGGTTGGAATGTTTGAAAATTTACCCATGAAGAATACGGTAGCATGGACATCGATAATTACTGGTTTTGCTCAAAACAATATGCCGAAAGAGGCATTGAACTTCTTTAAGAACATGCAAGAATCAGGAGTTGAAACAGATGAATTTACTTTAGTAGGTGTGATTTCCGCTTGTTCACAGATTGGGGCTTTCAAGTACGCGAATTGGGTACGTGAAGTCACTGAAAAATCAGGGTTCGGACCACCTTACAACGTTATCGTCGGTTCAGCCCTAATCGACATGTTCTCCAAATGCGGTTCAATAAACGACGCACGCCAAGTGTTTGTCAAAACAAAATCGAAGAACGTATACTCGTATAGCTCCATGATTCTCGGGTTGGCAATCCACGGTTGTGCTAATTCCGCGTTTCAATTGTTTCGCGAGATGTTAGAAACGGGTACTCGTCCAAACGGGGTTACGTTCATCGGTTTGTTAACTGCATGCAGTCACGCTGGAATGGTTGAGAAAGGAAGAAACCTGTTTCAATCGATGGAGGAACGGTTCGATGTGAAACCGACTTCTTATCATTACGTTTGCATGGTGGATATTCTCGGGAGAGGAGGGTTTTTGGAGGAAGCTCTTAGTTTAATCAAGAATATGATAATAGAACCGATAGGAGACGTTTGGGGAGCGCTTCTTGGAGCTTGTCGAATTCATAGGAATTGGGAGATTGGTGAAATTGCGGCTGGGCGTTTGTTTGAGATTGAACCGAGTTGTGCTGGAAATTATGTGTTGCTTTCGAACATTTATGCGTCGGTTGGAATGTGGAATGAGGTTTCGAAAGTTAGGGTTTTGATGAAGAGGAAAGGTTTGAAGAAGAAAGCTGGATTCAGTTTGTTTGAAGGAAGGAATGgtgttgtttatgaatttgtGGCCGGGGATATGATTTATCATAAGTCTGCTCAGATTAAAATGGAATTGGAGGTTGTTTTGAATACATTGGCTCTTCATGGGTACGAAATCAAGCAAAAGAGTTAG
- the LOC124921804 gene encoding pentatricopeptide repeat-containing protein At5g44230-like isoform X1, whose amino-acid sequence MVVPLSTKPQSIIIRELLSQKQPFFFHLLNHCNDLNRIKQIHGHIIRKGLIESSFLLTKLVRSLTKLGTPMDSYARLIFQQVKQPNPFLCTALIRGYSLQGLFKDSILTYVNMRRNDTCPVSFTFSAMFKVCAAVLNSHLGKQIHVHTITLGGFDSDLYVGNSMIEMYVKCGLLNYALKVFDEMPERDVVSWTSLIVAYTKNADMESAVGMFENLPMKNTVAWTSIITGFAQNNMPKEALNFFKNMQESGVETDEFTLVGVISACSQIGAFKYANWVREVTEKSGFGPPYNVIVGSALIDMFSKCGSINDARQVFVKTKSKNVYSYSSMILGLAIHGCANSAFQLFREMLETGTRPNGVTFIGLLTACSHAGMVEKGRNLFQSMEERFDVKPTSYHYVCMVDILGRGGFLEEALSLIKNMIIEPIGDVWGALLGACRIHRNWEIGEIAAGRLFEIEPSCAGNYVLLSNIYASVGMWNEVSKVRVLMKRKGLKKKAGFSLFEGRNGVVYEFVAGDMIYHKSAQIKMELEVVLNTLALHGYEIKQKS is encoded by the coding sequence ATGGTTGTTCCTTTATCTACAAAGCCACAATCGATAATCATTCGCGAATTGCTCTCTCAAAAGCAACCTTTTTTCTTCCATCTTCTTAATCACTGCAATGATCTCAATCGAATCAAACAAATCCATGGCCACATTATTCGTAAAGGTCTCATCGAATCCTCTTTCCTCCTCACCAAACTCGTTCGATCGCTCACTAAACTGGGCACTCCAATGGATTCATACGCTCGTCTCATCTTTCAACAGGTAAAACAACCCAATCCCTTTCTTTGTACCGCTTTAATTCGTGGTTATTCTCTTCAAGGACTATTCAAAGACTCGATTCTTACCTACGTTAACATGAGAAGAAACGATACTTGTCCTGTTTCCTTTACTTTCTCCGCCATGTTCAAAGTTTGCGCCGCTGTTCTAAATTCCCATTTGGGTAAACAGATTCACGTACATACGATTACTCTAGGCGGGTTCGACTCGGATTTATACGTTGGGAATTCCATGATTGAAATGTATGTGAAATGTGGTTTACTGAATTACGCACTCAAGGTGTTCGATGAAATGCCAGAAAGAGATGTCGTTTCATGGACGTCTTTAATCGTGGCGTATACTAAGAACGCGGATATGGAATCAGCGGTTGGAATGTTTGAAAATTTACCCATGAAGAATACGGTAGCATGGACATCGATAATTACTGGTTTTGCTCAAAACAATATGCCGAAAGAGGCATTGAACTTCTTTAAGAACATGCAAGAATCAGGAGTTGAAACAGATGAATTTACTTTAGTAGGTGTGATTTCCGCTTGTTCACAGATTGGGGCTTTCAAGTACGCGAATTGGGTACGTGAAGTCACTGAAAAATCAGGGTTCGGACCACCTTACAACGTTATCGTCGGTTCAGCCCTAATCGACATGTTCTCCAAATGCGGTTCAATAAACGACGCACGCCAAGTGTTTGTCAAAACAAAATCGAAGAACGTATACTCGTATAGCTCCATGATTCTCGGGTTGGCAATCCACGGTTGTGCTAATTCCGCGTTTCAATTGTTTCGCGAGATGTTAGAAACGGGTACTCGTCCAAACGGGGTTACGTTCATCGGTTTGTTAACTGCATGCAGTCACGCTGGAATGGTTGAGAAAGGAAGAAACCTGTTTCAATCGATGGAGGAACGGTTCGATGTGAAACCGACTTCTTATCATTACGTTTGCATGGTGGATATTCTCGGGAGAGGAGGGTTTTTGGAGGAAGCTCTTAGTTTAATCAAGAATATGATAATAGAACCGATAGGAGACGTTTGGGGAGCGCTTCTTGGAGCTTGTCGAATTCATAGGAATTGGGAGATTGGTGAAATTGCGGCTGGGCGTTTGTTTGAGATTGAACCGAGTTGTGCTGGAAATTATGTGTTGCTTTCGAACATTTATGCGTCGGTTGGAATGTGGAATGAGGTTTCGAAAGTTAGGGTTTTGATGAAGAGGAAAGGTTTGAAGAAGAAAGCTGGATTCAGTTTGTTTGAAGGAAGGAATGgtgttgtttatgaatttgtGGCCGGGGATATGATTTATCATAAGTCTGCTCAGATTAAAATGGAATTGGAGGTTGTTTTGAATACATTGGCTCTTCATGGGTACGAAATCAAGCAAAAGAGTTAG